From the genome of Psychroserpens ponticola, one region includes:
- a CDS encoding GNAT family N-acetyltransferase, with protein MKKKTKKTIQNITFTENKHEYFFVFMNQNPFTSSTFESIWSKHFNDNNALLSFKFINGVKFIKHSKFGTYVNAGRNLTKGIDYSLDYNETDYKGKTFLIYDVPTYFGIEEFNPPKSSGLKLKKMFQYQGFLMDVSEFKDKDEYINAQFSSKNRREFRSNQRRLETCFNITYEFINEAVSRDKFDKLFKQFHTLLNERFEDKQVNYHHLSHNKWAYYTELVFEMLKEKKASLLVIYNEEEPIGITLNFHADTVLFETITVFDPDYYKFSIGKTSIIKLLEWCFENGFTISDFSKGDFEYKHKWGNLAYDFNYHILYDSKSIKSILTSKYIELFYNLKLYLRKKKVNEIYRKYKFLFSGNKSKENTRHSNFKMSNINEFDENDYDLIDFYSDDYKFFLVFIYSYAFATSEPIQNVKVFRSKENSTETYLISGSKKVQQVVFNSF; from the coding sequence TTGAAAAAAAAAACAAAAAAAACCATTCAAAATATTACATTTACCGAAAATAAGCACGAGTATTTTTTCGTTTTTATGAATCAAAACCCTTTTACATCTTCAACTTTCGAAAGCATTTGGTCAAAGCACTTTAATGACAATAATGCATTATTATCTTTTAAATTTATAAATGGAGTGAAATTTATAAAGCACTCAAAATTTGGAACTTATGTTAATGCAGGTAGAAATTTAACCAAAGGAATCGATTATAGTTTAGATTATAATGAAACAGATTATAAAGGAAAAACGTTCTTAATTTACGATGTGCCAACGTATTTTGGGATTGAAGAATTTAATCCACCAAAATCTTCAGGATTGAAACTTAAAAAAATGTTTCAGTATCAAGGTTTCTTGATGGATGTTTCAGAATTTAAAGATAAGGATGAATACATAAACGCACAATTCAGTTCTAAAAACAGAAGAGAGTTTAGGTCTAACCAAAGACGATTAGAAACCTGTTTTAATATCACTTATGAGTTTATAAACGAAGCAGTCTCTAGAGATAAATTTGATAAGCTTTTTAAGCAATTTCATACCTTATTAAATGAGCGTTTTGAAGATAAACAAGTTAATTACCATCATTTAAGTCATAATAAATGGGCCTATTATACGGAGTTGGTTTTTGAAATGCTGAAAGAAAAAAAAGCATCACTTTTAGTTATTTATAATGAAGAGGAACCTATAGGAATTACTTTAAATTTTCATGCAGATACTGTTCTTTTTGAGACTATTACTGTGTTTGATCCTGATTACTATAAATTTAGTATTGGGAAAACTTCGATAATTAAGCTATTGGAGTGGTGCTTTGAAAATGGTTTTACCATATCAGATTTTTCAAAAGGAGATTTTGAATATAAGCATAAATGGGGAAATCTAGCTTATGATTTTAATTATCATATTTTATATGACTCTAAATCAATTAAATCGATACTGACTTCAAAATATATAGAGTTATTCTATAATTTAAAGCTTTATTTGAGAAAGAAGAAGGTCAATGAAATCTATAGAAAATATAAATTTTTGTTTTCTGGAAATAAAAGTAAAGAGAATACGCGGCATTCAAACTTTAAAATGTCTAATATTAATGAGTTTGATGAAAACGATTACGATTTAATAGATTTTTATAGTGATGACTATAAATTCTTTCTCGTTTTTATATATTCTTATGCGTTTGCAACTTCAGAACCAATTCAAAACGTAAAAGTCTTTAGGTCAAAAGAAAATTCAACAGAAACATATCTTATTTCTGGTTCAAAAAAGGTACAGCAGGTTGTGTTTAACTCGTTTTAA
- a CDS encoding MBOAT family O-acyltransferase, translating to MFFNSLDFAIFLPIVFTLYWLINSKSIKLQNFLIVAASYFFYGCWDYRFLSLILFSTIVDYTVGRLLAQTNDSKKRNLLLWISILVNLGFLGFFKYYNFFIDNFVGAFSFFGKEMSINSLNIVLPVGISFYTFQTLSYTIDVYKKKLEPTKDFIAFTAFVSFFPQLVAGPIERATHLLPQFYKKRKFDYANAINGMRQILWGLFKKVVIADNCAEFANVIFNSYEDQSGSTLVLGALFFTFQIYGDFSGYSDIAIGTARLFGFDLMKNFAFPYFSRDIAEFWRRWHISLSTWFRDYLYIPLGGSRGTLKFKIRNVFIIFLVSGFWHGANWTFIVWGGLNALYFLPIMLTNKNRSNLDIVAKGKWFPKLKDLLSILITFTLTVFAWIFFRSNSVTDALGYISNIFDTTLFSIPTLSQGAHHTLILIVIFTAIEWIGREGEFAISKIYKLPVYLRWSFYFAILLLMFVFTGKEQAFIYFQF from the coding sequence ATGTTCTTTAATTCATTAGATTTTGCGATTTTTCTACCAATAGTGTTTACGCTCTATTGGCTTATTAATTCAAAATCTATAAAACTTCAAAATTTTTTAATAGTTGCAGCCAGCTATTTTTTTTATGGGTGTTGGGACTATCGTTTTCTATCACTAATACTTTTTAGTACTATAGTAGATTATACCGTTGGAAGGCTTTTAGCACAAACCAATGATTCTAAAAAAAGAAATTTACTGCTATGGATTAGCATACTAGTTAATCTTGGTTTTTTAGGATTTTTCAAATATTATAATTTTTTCATAGACAATTTTGTTGGTGCCTTCTCATTCTTCGGAAAAGAGATGTCAATAAACTCATTAAATATTGTTTTACCAGTTGGTATTAGCTTTTATACATTTCAAACTCTAAGTTATACTATTGACGTTTACAAAAAGAAATTAGAGCCTACAAAAGATTTTATTGCATTTACAGCTTTTGTTAGCTTTTTCCCGCAACTTGTTGCAGGACCTATTGAAAGAGCTACGCATTTGCTACCTCAATTTTATAAAAAAAGAAAATTTGATTATGCAAATGCTATAAATGGTATGCGCCAAATACTTTGGGGTTTATTTAAAAAAGTAGTCATCGCTGATAACTGCGCAGAATTTGCCAATGTTATATTTAATTCTTACGAAGATCAATCTGGAAGCACATTGGTTTTAGGTGCTTTGTTTTTCACTTTTCAAATTTATGGAGACTTCTCAGGCTATTCAGATATTGCAATAGGTACAGCTCGTTTATTTGGTTTTGACCTAATGAAAAACTTTGCATTCCCGTATTTTTCAAGAGATATAGCTGAATTCTGGAGACGATGGCATATTTCACTATCCACTTGGTTTAGAGACTATTTATATATTCCATTGGGTGGAAGTCGAGGAACTTTAAAATTTAAAATTAGAAATGTATTCATCATATTTTTAGTTAGTGGTTTTTGGCATGGCGCAAACTGGACCTTTATTGTTTGGGGTGGATTAAATGCTCTATATTTTCTTCCTATAATGCTAACAAATAAAAACAGAAGCAATTTAGATATTGTTGCAAAAGGCAAATGGTTTCCAAAACTTAAAGATTTATTAAGCATCTTAATTACATTTACATTAACTGTTTTTGCTTGGATATTTTTTAGATCCAACTCCGTTACAGACGCTTTAGGCTATATATCTAATATATTTGACACGACTCTTTTTAGTATTCCAACATTAAGTCAAGGAGCTCATCATACCTTAATTTTGATCGTCATTTTTACTGCTATTGAATGGATTGGTAGAGAAGGTGAATTTGCTATTTCAAAAATTTATAAATTACCTGTTTACCTTAGATGGTCTTTTTATTTCGCAATACTATTATTAATGTTTGTATTTACAGGTAAAGAACAAGCTTTCATATATTTTCAATTTTAG